In Erigeron canadensis isolate Cc75 chromosome 6, C_canadensis_v1, whole genome shotgun sequence, the following are encoded in one genomic region:
- the LOC122606112 gene encoding uncharacterized protein LOC122606112 — protein sequence MASLYNHYVATTSFLDKPSKSISGLNHVHSFSIPNLVVKNRFPRICAEAVVGLDGHHGCNKIVNDDKEYYDRKDKLDEWVQGSVTEIVKNIRQVPLLVQIYANGEVKTEKAVKSKSWPNVITERSSSPPEGIILVEEIKESKNQEYSFELNEEGGTKAFGVLIQGKTTGRYDGCKSACYLLETTCNFDYGAGFTCSHFCLMKVKSFNESASSQLKSCWLVD from the coding sequence ATGGCATCTTTGTATAACCATTACGTTGCTACCACGTCATTCCTCGACAAACCATCAAAATCTATTTCCGGATTAAACCACGTTCATTCCTTCTCGATACCTAACCTTGTTGTTAAGAATCGGTTTCCAAGAATCTGTGCTGAAGCGGTTGTTGGTTTAGATGGTCATCATGGCTGTAACAAAATCGTAAATGATGATAAAGAGTATTATGATCGTAAAGACAAGCTGGATGAATGGGTCCAAGGTTCAGTTACAGAAATAGTGAAAAACATAAGACAAGTGCCTTTACTTGTTCAGATTTACGCTAATGGGGAGGTGAAAACGGAGAAAGCTGTAAAATCAAAAAGCTGGCCAAATGTGATTACAGAGAGATCGTCTTCACCACCCGAGGGTATTATACTTGTGGAAGAGATCAAGGAGAGCAAGAACCAAGAATACAGTTTTGAATTAAACGAAGAAGGGGGCACTAAAGCTTTCGGAGTTCTTATTCAAGGTAAAACTACAGGAAGATACGATGGATGTAAGTCGGCATGTTACTTATTGGAAACAACGTGTAACTTTGATTATGGGGCGGGGTTTACTTGTAGTcatttttgtttgatgaaagtGAAGAGCTTTAATGAATCTGCATCTTCTCAGTTGAAAAGTTGTTGGCTGGTTGATTGA